A single Ziziphus jujuba cultivar Dongzao chromosome 11, ASM3175591v1 DNA region contains:
- the LOC107418949 gene encoding aldehyde dehydrogenase 22A1 — MAFWWPLFVLGFAYVICRFLFMLIPPNVPSIEVDASDVLDVGNQMHENTFIYIPPRGRTQQSDKKVQCYEPATMKYLGYFPALSPVEVKDRVAKARKAQKIWAKSSFKQRRQFLRILLKYIIEHQELICEVSSRDTGKTMVDASLGEIMTTCEKITWLLSEGERWLKPEYRSSGRAMLHKRSRVEFHPLGVIGAIVSWNYPFHNIFNPMLAAIFSGNSIVIKVSEHASWSGCFYFRIIQSALAAVGAPENLVDVINGFAETGEVLVSSVDKIIFVGSPGVGRMIMRNASETLVPVTLELGGKDAFIVCEDVDVNHVAQIAVRGVLQSSGQNCAGAERFYVHRDIYSSFVSQVAKIVKSVSAGPPLAGRYDMGAICVQEHSERLQNLVNDALDEGAEIIARGSCGQIGQQAVDQFFPPTVLGNVKHTMKLMQDEAFGPIMPIMKFSTDEEAVKLANDSKYGLGCAVFSGSQRRAKEIASQIHCGVAAINDFASNYMCQSLPFGGVKDSGFGRFAGVEGLRACCLVKSVVEDRWWPFIKTKIPKPIQYPVAESGFEFQQSLVEALYGLNIWDRLRALVNVLKMLSDQQTSPPNGKRRND; from the exons ATGGCGTTTTGGTGGCCTCTCTTCGTTCTCGGTTTCGCATACGTTATCTGTAGGTTCCTTTTTATGCTTATTCCTCCCAATGTGCCTTCCATCGAGGTTGACGCTTCTGATg TGCTTGATGTTGGAAATCAAATGCACGAGAACACTTTCATATAT ATACCTCCAAGAGGAAGGACACAGCAATCAGATAAGAAGGTTCAATGCTACGAGCCTGCCACTATGAAATACCTGGGATATTTCCCTGCTTTGTCACCTGTTGAG GTAAAGGATCGTGTAGCAAAAGCAAGGAAGGCACAGAAAATATGGGCGAAGAGTAGCTTCAAGCAAAGGCGTCAATTTCTGCGCATTCTTCTAAAGTACATAATTGAACACCAAGAGCTTATATGCGA aGTCTCTTCACGTGATACTGGGAAGACGATGGTAGATGCCTCTTTAGGagaaataatgacaacatgtgAGAAGATCACTTGGCTTCTTTCTGAGGGTGAGCGGTGGCTAAAGCCTGAATaccg GTCTTCAGGAAGAGCAATGCTTCACAAAAGGTCCAGAGTAGAATTTCACCCACTTGGTGTTATTGGTGCCATTGTTTCTTGGAACTACCCTTTCCATAATATTTTCAATCCCATGCTGGCAGCAATCTTTTCTGGGAATAGCATTGTGATCAAG GTTTCAGAACATGCAAGTTGGTCTGGATGTTTCTACTTTAGAATAATCCAATCAGCCCTTGCTGCTGTAGGAGCTCCAGAAAATCTAGTTGACGTTATAAATGG GTTTGCCGAAACAGGAGAAGTACTGGTGTCTTCTGttgacaaaataatatttgttggATCACCTGGTGTGGGTAGGATG ATAATGAGAAATGCTTCTGAGACACTTGTACCGGTTACACTTGAACTTGGTGGTAAAGATGCATTTATTGTTTGTGAAGATGTAGATGTCAATCAC GTTGCACAAATTGCTGTCAGGGGCGTACTTCAATCAAGTGGACAGAATTGTGCTGGGGCAGAGAGATTTTACGTTCACAGGGACATCTATTCTTCTTTTGTCAGTCAGGTTGCCAAGATTGTGAAGTCTGTTTCAGCT GGTCCACCGCTTGCCGGAAGGTATGATATGGGAGCTATATGTGTGCAAGAGCACTCTGAAAGGCTTCAAAACCTTGTAAATGATGCCTTAGATGAAGGAGCAGAAATTATTGCTCGGGGAAGCTGTGGCCAGATAGGTCAACAAGCAGTTGATCAGTTTTTCCCCCCTACAGTGCTTGGAAATGTAAAGCACACAATGAAGTTGATGCAAGACGAG GCATTCGGACCTATCATGCCAATAATGAAATTTAGCACTGATGAAGAGGCGGTCAAGCTTGCAAATGACTCAAAATATGGTCTTGGCTGTGCTGTTTTTTCAGGCAGTCAGCGTCGGGCAAAAGAGATAGCTTCTCAGATACACTGTGGGGTTGCTGCAATTAATGATTTTGCATCAAATTACATGTGTCAG TCCCTGCCATTTGGTGGTGTAAAAGACAGCGGTTTTGGTAGATTTGCTGGGGTTGAAGGTCTTCGTGCTTGCTGTCTTGTAAAATCAGTTGTCGAGGATAGATGGTGGCCATTCATAAAAACCAAGATTCCCAAGCCTATTCAG TATCCTGTTGCTGAGAGTGGTTTTGAGTTTCAACAGTCGCTTGTCGAAGCACTATATGGCCTGAACATATGGGACCGCCTGAGAGCATTGGTCAATGTTCTGAAGATGCTTTCAGACCAGCAAACCTCCCCTCCTAATGGGAAGAGAAGAAATGACTAA
- the LOC107418986 gene encoding UPF0481 protein At3g47200, with protein MEDRAGESISIDITHRKQTNHINETIVSSIREEMEDTNRSEARAHGGECISIDITHSNETHHTGETHHTSETLVSYIKEKMEDLSSIAFIYKVPEEIRQGKESRYTPNKISIGPSHYKDPVLKTLEDHKWMYLNALVSRKPKPKPEAGWDNKAVQARALNPEENLVVCVKALKEMEHRARKCYKENIDLTSDQFVQMMLVDGCFIIELFLRYSIKALRRPNDPIFATPNFLSELRCDFILLENQIPLFVLHDLFKAVPIPEQCTQTFNELAFRFFTNILPGDRQVVKEKFCQEGYHLLDLIRHCMLPTFPKELPIKREPPPKQLESATKLRKWGIKFKSARAKSLLDVKFANGVLAIPLLKYHSCLEKLLWNLIVFERLHFDDTQYITSYAFLMGCLINAHNDVKLLGQQEILSNFKEKKDEIANLFGKIKEEVRVKDSYYLRLYEQVNDYRRIPRVGWKKSQRDQVVQPSSPKWYIIAILLLLLTFVGTFFSVLSFCLHL; from the coding sequence ATGGAAGATCGTGCCGGAGAGAGTATTTCTATCGACATCACTCACAGAAAACAGACAAATCACATCAATGAGACAATTGTGTCTTCTATCAGGGAAGAGATGGAAGATACTAATAGATCAGAGGCTCGTGCACATGGCGGAGAGTGTATTTCTATCGACATCACTCACAGCAACGAGACACATCACACCGGTGAGACACATCACACCAGTGAGACGCTTGTGTCTTATATCAAGGAAAAGATGGAGGACCTTTCTTCCATAGCTTTCATCTACAAAGTACCCGAGGAAATTCGTCAAGGAAAAGAAAGTCGGTACACACCTAATAAGATTTCAATTGGTCCTTCCCATTATAAAGATCCTGTTTTGAAAACATTGGAAGATCATAAGTGGATGTATTTGAATGCACTCGTCAGTaggaaaccaaaaccaaaaccagaAGCAGGCTGGGATAATAAAGCTGTGCAAGCAAGGGCATTAAATCCAGAAGAGAACTTGGTTGTCTGTGTGAAAGCACTTAAAGAGATGGAACACAGGGCAAGAAAATGCTACAAAGAAAATATCGACCTCACAAGTGATCAATTTGTGCAGATGATGTTAGTTGATGGCTGCTTCATCATTGAGCTATTCCTTAGGTACTCAATTAAAGCTCTTAGACGCCCAAATGATCCCATTTTTGCCACACCCAATTTTCTTTCCGAATTGAGGTGTGACTTCATACTACTAGAAAACCAAATTCCCCTCTTCGTTCTACACGATTTGTTTAAAGCTGTGCCAATTCCTGAACAATGTACTCAGACCTTCAATGAGCTTGCCTTCCGGTTCTTCACAAATATCCTTCCAGGAGATCGTCAAGTTGTAAAGGAGAAGTTTTGCCAAGAAGGGTACCATTTGCTTGATCTAATCCGCCACTGTATGCTGCCCACATTTCCAAAAGAGCTGCCAATAAAGAGAGAACCTCCGCCTAAACAACTCGAATCTGCAACAAAGCTTCGAAAATGGGGGATTAAGTTTAAGAGCGCGAGAGCGAAGAGCTTATTAGATGTGAAGTTTGCAAATGGAGTCCTTGCAATCCCACTTCTAAAATACCATTCATGCTTGGAAAAACTTCTTTGGAACCTTATTGTATTTGAGCGGTTACACTTTGATGATACACAGTATATAACATCTTATGCCTTTCTCATGGGCTGCCTCATCAATGCCCATAACGATGTTAAATTACTTGGCCAACAAGAAATTCTAAGCAACTTCAAGGAAAAGAAGGATGAGATTGCAAACTTATTTGGGAAGATCAAGGAGGAGGTCAGGGTGAAGGATTCATATTATTTGAGGCTTTACGAACAGGTGAATGACTATAGGAGGATCCCTCGTGTCGGGTGGAAGAAATCTCAGCGAGACCAAGTCGTACAACCTTCATCACCAAAATGGTATATCATTGCAATTTTGCTCCTCCTTCTCACCTTTGTAGGAACCTTTTTCTCAGTGCTCTCCTTCTGTCTTCATTtataa
- the LOC107418989 gene encoding probable N-acetyltransferase HLS1 has protein sequence MVDNIENKVLIREFNEDRDIEVVGKLERDCDIGSKKGISMFINMIGDPFCRIRFYPLHVMLVAELIESKELVGVIRGCIKCVGTAFGERNVKLGWIVGLRVSPTYRRMGIGLKLVNSVEEWILRNGAHYTFLATEKNNIASINLFTIRCNYVNLSSLVIFVQPICSRENDISQDIKIEKLHVDQAISLYKDRLRHKEVYPTDIDVILKEKLSLGTWVSYFRKEGWINLYSEENDQNVISKSQSSWVVFSIWNTCETYKLQIRKSHPLRFLYTTLSHAKEKIFPCLKMPMNDPVPSSLGFLFLYGLHGEGENLGELMKSIWSFASRLGANVKDSKVIITELGVCDPLIKHVPNDSSMSYFNDLWFAKKLISHVDDRDELLVKGQLGNVFVDPREF, from the exons ATGGTTGACAACATAGAGAACAAGGTTCTTATTAGGGAATTCAATGAAGACAGAGATATTGAAGTGGTGGGGAAGCTAGAGAGGGACTGTGATATAGGGTCTAAAAAGGGGATTTCCATGTTCATTAACATGATTGGTGACCCTTTTTGTAGGATTAGATTCTACCCCCTTCATGTTATGCTG GTGGCTGAGTTAATCGAAAGCAAGGAACTCGTTGGAGTCATTCGAGGATGTATCAAGTGTGTTGGGACTGCTTTTGGGGAAAGAAATGTGAAGTTAGGTTGGATAGTAGGCCTTCGAGTGTCTCCTACATACCG AAGGATGGGAATCGGACTGAAACTGGTGAACTCGGTTGAAGAATGGATACTGAGAAATGGAGCACATTACACATTCCTAGCCACTGAAAAGAACAACATTGCCTCTATAAACCTCTTCACCATCAGATGCAATTATGTGAACCTCAGCTCACTGGTCATATTTGTTCAACCAATCTGTTCCAGAGAAAATGATATCTCCCAAGATATAAAGATAGAGAAGCTGCATGTAGACCAAGCAATTTCCTTGTACAAGGATAGACTGAGACACAAAGAAGTTTACCCAACAGACATTGATGTGATTTTGAAGGAAAAGCTCAGCCTTGGAACGTGGGTTAGTTATTTCAGAAAAGAAGGTTGGATTAACTTATACAGTGAGGAAAATGATCAAAATGTTATAAGCAAATCTCAAAGCTCCTGGGTTGTGTTTAGCATATGGAATACTTGTGAAACATACAAGCTTCAGATAAGAAAATCACATCCACTTAGATTCCTTTATACTACTCTTAGCCAcgcaaaagagaaaattttcccTTGTTTGAAAATGCCAATGAATGACCCAGTTCCAAGTTCTTTGGGGTTTCTATTCCTCTATGGGCTTCATGGGGAGGGAGAGAACCTTGGAGAGCTTATGAAATCTATATGGAGCTTTGCATCGAGATTGGGAGCAAATGTGAAGGATAGCAAGGTCATTATTACTGAGCTTGGGGTCTGTGATCCTCTCATAAAGCATGTCCCAAATGATTCATCCATGTCATATTTTAATGATCTCTGGTTTGCTAAAAAGTTGATCAGCCATGTTGATGACAGGGATGAGCTGTTAGTGAAGGGACAACTAGGGAATGTGTTTGTCGATCCAAGAGAATTTTAG